From Oryza sativa Japonica Group chromosome 4, ASM3414082v1, one genomic window encodes:
- the LOC4337193 gene encoding VQ motif-containing protein 11: MAAASHAPRSVVVSSSSPAAAIATAGCVVDTNTTFVQADPATFRALVQKLTGAPGSGGSKPAPAAPVMRRPKLQERRRAAPARLELARPQPLYYSHHHHRLMHSPVSPMDYAYVMASSSSSSSSSLPSSSSSLSPSPPASSSSCGVVVITKEEEEREEKAIASKGFYLHSSPRSGGAGDGERPKLLPLFPVHSPRSSSFARS, translated from the coding sequence atggcggcggcgtctcATGCGCCGAGGTCGGTGGTGGTGAGTTCGTCGTCGCCTGCGGCGGCGATTGCCACGGCCGGCTGCGTGGTGGACACGAACACGACGTTCGTGCAGGCCGACCCGGCGACGTTCCGGGCGCTCGTGCAGAAGCTGACGGGCgcgccggggagcggcggcagcaagccggcgccggcggcgccggtgatgaGGAGGCCGAAGCTGcaggagaggcggcgcgcggcgccggcgaggctggAGCTCGCGCGGCCGCAGCCGCTGTACtacagccaccaccaccacaggcTGATGCACTCGCCGGTGTCGCCCATGGACTACGCCTACGtgatggcctcctcctcctcgtcgtcgtcgtcctcgctgccgtcgtcgtcgtcctcgctgtcgccgtcgccgccggcgtcgtcgtcgtcgtgcggGGTGGTGGTGATaaccaaggaggaggaggagagggaggagaaggccATCGCCTCCAAGGGGTTCTACCTGCACTCGTCgccgaggagcggcggcgccggcgacggcgagaggccCAAGCTGCTGCCGCTGTTCCCCGTCCACTCCCCCAGGAGCTCCTCCTTTGCCAGAtcttaa
- the LOC4337194 gene encoding uncharacterized protein yields the protein MEMMEVVATEIMDAALHVAVAGRTLAVAERDGTHDPATGRALTGSWLWDSSLVLASHLASCVHHHHLRGATVLELGAGTGLPGIAAVACLGAARCVLTDVRPLLPGLRANADANGLTAEQADVRELRWGGHLEPEVQVDVVLMSDVFYDPDDMPAMADTLHGLWRDGDSDSDGGGTVGWAASEARDGVQDCIDVLREQGFEVVEVDRVTRPLLRDPEQAADFAVYRLFRRTTSPSIVSNPTPITTAGC from the coding sequence ATGGAGATGATGGAGGTGGTAGCCACCGAGATTATGGACGCCGCGCTGCACGTAGCCGTGGCCGGGCGCACGCTGGCCGTGGCTGAGCGCGACGGCACGCACGACCCGGCCACGGGGCGCGCGCTCACCGGCTCATGGCTCTGGGACTCCTCCCTCGTCCTCGCCTCCCACCTCGCGTCCtgcgtccaccaccaccacctccgtgGCGCCACCGTCCTCGAGCTCGGCGCCGGCACGGGCCTCCCgggcatcgccgccgtcgcctgcctCGGCGCCGCGCGCTGCGTGCTCACCGACGTGCGCCCGCTCCTCCCCGGCCTCAGGGCCAACGCCGACGCCAACGGGCTCACCGCCGAGCAGGCGGACGTGCGTGAGCTCCGGTGGGGTGGGCACCTCGAGCCCGAGGTCCAGGTGGACGTGGTGCTCATGTCCGACGTGTTCTACGACCCGGACGACATGCCGGCGATGGCGGACACGCTGCATGGGCTATGGCGAGACGGCGacagcgacagcgacggcggcggcacggtgggGTGGGCGGCGAGCGAGGCGCGCGACGGCGTGCAGGACTGTATCGACGTGCTGCGAGAGCAAGGCTTCGAGGTGGTCGAGGTAGACAGGGTCACTAGGCCGCTGCTGCGCGACCCCGAGCAGGCCGCCGACTTCGCCGTCTATCGTCTTTTTCGCCGGACAACTTCGCCGTCCATCGTCTCCAATCCAACGCCGATAACTACAGCCGGGTGTTGA
- the LOC4337195 gene encoding uncharacterized vacuolar membrane protein YML018C, which yields MGSNLKYRAGLVLIVAVVLIWVTSAEVTQGIFTKYKQPFAITYLGASLMIIYIPLSFLKDFICNLLRRSSSSSRVSKVTNKSSFGGCAPLKNGEFQKMLEMESQKTIVINYTDVDIPVIEETKPLICGITEFDDVLKEQELSTKEIAMYGLYLCPIWFVTEYLSNAALARTSVASTTVLSSTSGLFTLFIGVLLGQDSINAAKVIAVFISMAGVVMTTMGQTWASDESEISNSGATQRTLLGDMFGLLSAMSYGLFTVLLKKFAGEEGEKVDVQKLFGYLGLFSLVLLWWLVWPLTALGIEPKFTIPHSAKVDEVVLANGLIGSVLSDYFWALSVVWTTPLVATLGMSLTIPLAMVADMIIHGRRYSAVYIFGSVQVFSGFVIANLADRFSRFLGL from the exons ATGGGTTCCAAtctcaagtaccgtgctggccTCGTCCTCATCGTCGCCGTGGTGCTCATATGGGTCACCTCCGCGGAGGTCACGCAG GGGATATTCACTAAATACAAGCAACCCTTTGCAATTACTTACCTGGGGGCCTCCCTTATGATCATCTATATACCTCTTTCATTTTTAAAGGATTTTATATGTAATTTGTTGAGAAGGTCTTCTTCAAGTAGTAGAGTTTCAAAAGTTACCAACAAATCTTCTTTCGGTGGTTGTGCTCCTCTGAAGAATGGTGAATTCCAGAAGATGTTGGAAATGGAATCTCAAAAAACTATAGTCATAAACTATACTGATGTGGATATTCCTGTAATAGAAGAGACAAAACCTCTTATATGTGGAATCACTGAATTCGATGACGTTTTGAAGGAGCAAGAACTTTCCACTAAGGAGATTGCAATGTATGGGTTGTATCTTTGTCCCATATGGTTTGTGACGGAG TACTTGTCAAATGCGGCACTTGCAAGAACTAGTGTTGCTAGTACTACTGTACTATCTTCAACGTCAGGACTCTTCACTCTTTTCATTGGTGTGCTACTTGGCCAAGATTCTATAAATGCTGCAAAAGTTATTGCTGTTTTTATTAGCATGGCTGGTGTGGTAATGACAACCATGGGGCAGACTTGGGCATCAGATGAATCAGAAATCAGCAATTCTGG TGCCACTCAGAGAACTCTTCTAGGTGACATGTTTGGTCTTCTGTCAGCTATGTCATATGGTTTATTCACTG TGCTTCTAAAAAAGTTTGCTGGAGAGGAAGGAGAAAAGGTTGATGTCCAAAAACTGTTTGGCTACCTCGGACTTTTCAGTCTTGTTCTTCTCTGGTGGCTTG TCTGGCCATTGACCGCATTAGGCATTGAACCAAAGTTTACAATACCCCACTCAGCCAAAGTGGATGAAGTGGTGTTGGCAAATGGCCTTATTGGAAGTGTATTGTCAGACTACTTCTG GGCTCTTTCTGTTGTTTGGACTACTCCTTTGGTGGCCACCTTGGGCATGTCACTCACAATTCCACTAGCAATGGTGGCTGATATGATCATTCATGGTCGTCGTTATTCAGCGGTCTATATCTTTGGTTCTGTCCAG GTATTTTCTGGGTTTGTCATTGCAAATCTTGCGGATCGCTTTTCACGTTTTCTAGGGCTCTAG